A stretch of DNA from Candidatus Binataceae bacterium:
TGACCTCGAGCGCCAGTTCCCCGGTATCAAGGCCCATCTGATCGAGGACGAAGACCTGAAGCCGGGCGTCGCCGTCTCGATCGACGGCGAGATGGGTATCGGCGGCCTGCTCGACCCGGTCAAGGAAACCAGCGAAGTTTATTTTCTGCCTGCGATCGGCGGCGGCGCTAAATAGCCGCGGTCCGCGCGAGCATGGCCGAAACCCCAGCCCGCCGCGCAACGCCGGCGCGCGCGATCGCGCCGCGGGCGCCGATTCCGACCAGCGCCGTGGTCGCGACGGTGCTCGGCAACGGGCTCGAATTTTACGACTTCACCACCTATGCGTTCTTCGCGGTGATGATCGGGCACGCGTTCTTCCCCTCGCACGACCCGTTCATCAGCTTGCTGCTCTCGGTTACCGCCTTCGGCGTGGGTTTCATCTCGCGTCCGCTCGGAGGAATCGTAATCGGCGCGTACGCGGACCGCGCGGGGCGCAAGCCGGCGATGATGCTCAGCATCGGACTGATGGCGGCCGGGATGGTGCTGCTCGCGGCGACGCCCCCTTACTCGACGATCGGACTTGCGGCGCCGATCCTGGTGCTGGTCGCGCGCCTCGTCCAGGGCTTCGCGCTCGGCGGCGAAGTCGGACCATCGACGTCGTATCTGCTCGAAGCAGCGCTCCCGGAAAAGCGCGGACAGTACGCGGTGTGGCAGATCGCGAGCCAGGGAGCGGCCTCGGCGCTCGCCGGCGCGCTCGGCGTGCTGCTGTCTTTGCTGATCGGCGCCGACGCGATGGAGTCCTGGGGGTGGCGCGTCCCGTTCATCGTCGGGATCGCGATCGTGCCCGTGGGATTGGTCATGCGCAGCCGGTTGCAGGAGACCGTGGACCTCGGCGCGAAGACCGTCCATCCGAGCGCCGCCCGCGTGCTCTCCGCCCTGCTCGAGCATCATCGGCGTCCGCTGGTGCTGGCGCTGATGCTTATCACCAGCGGCACGATCGCAACCTACGTCGGCCTCTACATGACGACCTACGCGCTCAGCACGCTGCACATGGCGACCGGCGCTTCGATGGGCGCGACGGTGGTCACGGGTCTCTGCCTGCTTGGGTTCGGGCTCGCCGGCGGATGGCTATCCGACCGCGTCGGGCGCAAACCGGTGTATCTCGTCTCGAAGCTCGCGCTGACGGCGGTCGCCTGGCCTGCGTTCGCGTTGCTCAACCACCACCGCACCCTCGGCGCGCTGCTGGCGATGGCGGGGCTGATGGCGGCGCTCAACGCTCTCGGCGGCGTGGTGCTGGTGGTGATTCCGGAATGCTTCCCGAAAGCCGTGCGCAGCGCGGGATTGTCGATCGCCTATGCGCTCGCGGTCGCCCTATTTGGCGGCACCACGCAGATCGCCGTGACCTGGCTCATCCATGCGACCGGGAATCCGCTCTCGCCCGCCTGGTACCTGGTCGGAAGCAGCGCGATCGGGATCGCGGCGATTCTGATGGTCGAGGAGACGAAGGACCTCGCGCTCGAGGATTGAGCGGCGGCCGCGCCATCCGCGCGCATCACAGCGCGGCGATCAGAATCTGCACCAGCATCCCGACCATACAGACCACGCCGAGCACGAACGCGATCGTGCGCCACGGCTGTAGGCTCGCGATGTAAGTAACCGTGTGCACGATCCGCGCGCCGGTGAACGTGTAGAAATACACTTGCGCGGCGAATGCCGAGACTCCCATCAGCACGAAAATCAATCCGACGGTGAAAAACGGCAGGATGTTCTCGAGGTCGTTGCGATGCATCCGCAGCATACGCTGGACGTCAGGATGCTCCTGCGCCACGCCGGCTCCCCCTAACACCTTCGCGTCCTCCGGATTCAGAAACTGTTTGAGCCGCGAACGGGTGGCCGCGGTCATCAGCGCGACCGCGAGCATCTTGAAGACCAGGATGGAGCAGGCGATTGAGTATGCCCTGAATGCGGGATCGTTCATCATCTGCGGCATCGAACGTCTCCTTAGGCGCGAATGTCCCGCGGAGCCTACCAGAGCGGTCGGTCAACGACTATCCGCAGCGGGCGCGGGCCTTGGCCGCTCGTGACGGGGCGGCGCCGGTCGTGATAACCTGCATACACACGAGGTTGATCATGGCGGACTCCACCAACGGCTCTTCGCAGAAAAGCTTCCGGGTTATCGGCACCCGGCCCATCCGGCACGACGGGATCGAAAAGGTCACCGGACGGGCGAAATACGGCGCCGACTACTCATTTCCGGGGATGCTCTACGGCAAAGTCCTGCGCAGCCCCCATGCGCATGCCCGCATCATCGCGATTCGCACGGAAAAGGCCGCGGCCCTCCCCGGCGTGAAGGCGATCGTCACCGGCGACGACTTTCCCGACATCCCCGGCACCACCGCGATGATGGGCGAACTCGTGGTCAACACGCACTACCTGTCGCTCAACGTGATGGCCCGCGGCAAGGTGCTGTACGACGGCCATGCGGTCGCGGCGGTCGCCGCCACCAGCCCGCATATCGCCGAAGAAGCGTTGCGCCTGATCGAGGTCGATTAC
This window harbors:
- a CDS encoding MoaD/ThiS family protein translates to MPTVIIPALMRPLTSGHDRVVVRGTTVRAVIDDLERQFPGIKAHLIEDEDLKPGVAVSIDGEMGIGGLLDPVKETSEVYFLPAIGGGAK
- a CDS encoding MFS transporter translates to MAETPARRATPARAIAPRAPIPTSAVVATVLGNGLEFYDFTTYAFFAVMIGHAFFPSHDPFISLLLSVTAFGVGFISRPLGGIVIGAYADRAGRKPAMMLSIGLMAAGMVLLAATPPYSTIGLAAPILVLVARLVQGFALGGEVGPSTSYLLEAALPEKRGQYAVWQIASQGAASALAGALGVLLSLLIGADAMESWGWRVPFIVGIAIVPVGLVMRSRLQETVDLGAKTVHPSAARVLSALLEHHRRPLVLALMLITSGTIATYVGLYMTTYALSTLHMATGASMGATVVTGLCLLGFGLAGGWLSDRVGRKPVYLVSKLALTAVAWPAFALLNHHRTLGALLAMAGLMAALNALGGVVLVVIPECFPKAVRSAGLSIAYALAVALFGGTTQIAVTWLIHATGNPLSPAWYLVGSSAIGIAAILMVEETKDLALED
- a CDS encoding MAPEG family protein; this translates as MPQMMNDPAFRAYSIACSILVFKMLAVALMTAATRSRLKQFLNPEDAKVLGGAGVAQEHPDVQRMLRMHRNDLENILPFFTVGLIFVLMGVSAFAAQVYFYTFTGARIVHTVTYIASLQPWRTIAFVLGVVCMVGMLVQILIAAL